From Alloacidobacterium dinghuense:
GACACGCCCAAAGCGCCGACCACGATTGGGAAAAGACTTATTCAGTCGCTGAGAAACCAACCTTAACGATTGAGACATCAGATAGCAGCCTGAACATTCGATCCTGCGGAGACTGCAAAACGATTCACATCAAGGTTCATTCAGGCCTCAAGTTGAGTGAATATCGTCTGGAGGAAAGCCAGTCCGGCGATCACGTTAACTTCACTCTGAAAGAGAAGCCCCATATGGGCGTCCACATCACCTGGAACAATCATGAGCACACCACGGTCGATGTTGAGACGCCGGGAACGCTCAACCTTGATGCGAAGACCTCCGATGGCAATTTAAATGCTCGCGATTTGCAAGGAGATCTGCAATTGCACACCGGTGATGGCAACGTCGATCTCAACAATCTTCATGGAAGTCTGCGGTTGACCTCAAGCGACGGCAATCTCACGATTCAAAATGCAACCGGAACGATCGAAGCCCGCTCCTCCGACGGCCACATGAAAGTGGACGGAAACTTCTCCGCCGTGCAACTGCATACCAGCGATGGAGAACTCGATTTCGCATTGGCCCAAGGCGCGCAGCTGACTGCCGCTTCACGCATTGAAAGCTCGGATGGGCGCGTCACAATCCGCGTCCCGCACGATCTCGCCGCCGATCTCGACATCTCAACCAGCGACGGCCGCATCGACTGCTCGCTGCCGATCACCATGGATCACTATGACAGCCGTGGAGACTCAGGGCATCATATACGCGGAAAGCTGAACGCAGGGAGTGTCCCGTTGACCATCCACACCTCAGACGGCAACGTCACAATCTCCCCGCTATAACATTCCTCAGACTTACATCGTATGCAGGTACTGATAATCAGCTGTCAGTTCCTGCATGATGTCACCGTCGAATTCTTCCTGCTCCACAAAGTAGTGCTTGATCCCAGCCTTTTTGGCGGCCGCGAAGATCGGCTTGTAGTCAATCGTGCCCTTACCCAGAACGGTTGAGACGCGTTCTCCCGGCAATTTTCCCGGCACTGCTGGTTTCAGGTCTTTAATGTGGAGCATGGAGATACGCCCCGGATATTGCCTTAGATACGCGATCGGATTTTTTCCTGCAGCAGAAACCCATCCGCAATCCATCTCAAGAGTCACATAGGCAGGGTCTGTATCCTTCAATAGAACGTCGAGGCCATTCATGCCACCCACATCGCGAAATTCCGTGGTGTGGTTGTGATACCCGAATTGAATGCCTTCCGCCTTGAATTTCTTCCCGATCTGGTTAAATTGCTCCGCATTCCAGCGCCAGTCATCCGCAGTCATTCCATCGCGGAAGTACTTGCCTGCTCCACCCGAATAACTCGCCAGCTTCGTCGGATCAGAAACGGAAGGCGTAGAGCAAATCACGTAAGAGAGTCCCAGCGCTTTTGCATACTTTAGAGTTCCGTCCGCATCTTTCTGCAGGTCGGCCATCGGATAGTGCGCGCTCACACATCGCAGTCCTGCGCCGGCCATGGCTGCCTTGACGTCCTCGGCGCTGTGTCCGAAGAAGCCTGCAGCTTCCACTTCGCGATAGCCGATCGCGCCCAGCTGTTTCAGCGTTCCCGCGTAATTGTTCGGCAGCAGCTTTCGTACGCTATAAAGCTGCAATCCGACTGGCAAGCCCAATGGATCCGCCATTAGCCGGCGTTGATTGAGGCTCCATGCTGCCGCGACCGTTGCGCTTGTTTTCAGAAACGTCCGTCTCGTGATTTGCTTCACGTATATCACCCCTCCTGTCAAACGTTTACCAGAATACAGGGGTTTCAAATCTTCAGGGCAGGATGCTCGCAGAGACGGAAGCTTTGAGGCGGGAAGGCTAACTTAAAGGACAAAAAAATAGAGCCTGTATCGGAGCATGAAGATACAGGCTCTTCCTGGAAGGGGTGGTTGCTACTACCGGCCGCCCGTGATCGACACTTCGCGCTGGGCGGTGTGTCTTTCGCGTACGTCCAGTACCGGTGTGGTCCGCGTGGCTAGGCGAATGCTGTGCAGTTCATGAGTGCCATCTGCCTCGTCGTCGAACTTCAGCGACGCCGCCGGCGTGTTCGGACCAAAGTCTGCAGGGGATGCCGCCCACATGATCGATTGGCTCGGATGATCGTGGTTGGTCAGCGTCAGGACGTTCTCGCTCAGATCGAGTCGCACGTCGTACCTTCCTGCCTGATATGTCTTGCCATGAGATTCAAAGTTGAAGGGAACGTTGACCGTTACCTTGCTCAGCGCGAAAGCGGCACTCGAGCTTGCCAGTGCTGCTGCAAAAACGAACATCCTTGTCATCGGTCGCATCGTGTTTCCTCCCTACGCAAATCACACTACGAATTTCCGGCAAGACCTGTCGTCAAGCGGCCGTCTAGTTCTTGTCAAATTTGAAAAAGTGTTCTTGACGCATCAAAACGGAAAGGGTGTCCCGATTTGGAACTGTCGCATGTGACCTCATCGAGGTCGCTTCTCGCGTTATGTCTGTAAATAGACGTAATCGTGCGGATGACCGCCTAGACACCGGAAGACATTCTGGCGCGGACCAGCGCCGCCCAACCGACAGATTCTAAAGAACCAGCAAGCGCCGAAGAGTGGCTATCAGTTTGCGTCATCCATTGCCGGGGAGAAACTGTGTGCTGCGCCATCAGAATTACGCGCCAGCAGGCTGACCGGTCGGGGGTCCGAAGATACTTTATGTTTGATCGTTGTCGCGCTAGGGTCGCGACCCGTCTCCATGCTCATCTTGATGAAAGCTGACAATGCTTCGCGATTGTTCCGAGTCAGCCATCAACCTTCAGCATGATCTTGGCTTATAGACGCCCTCAATTTCTAGCAGTAGTGGTAGTTGCGGCCTTGATCGATCCCACTGTAGGTAATTCGGTGGCGCAGGGTATCGGACACAGATTAGACGGTTGGGCTGACCGCGACTTGGATGTGGGGAGCATCGTTGCGCTCGCGCGCGCGATCCACAGTACATACCGGCAATAGACCATACATTCTTTACTCTCGTGGATCGTCGGAGGTCGATCCATTGCGAAAATCTGATCCCTCTGTCAGCGGGATCTTGCGTTCTTTCGCCTGGCGTCCGAAGGGCATGCGAATCCGCAGCACTCTTTCGCGGGCGCGCTCGTCTTCAAGGTTCCTGGTTCTGGCGTGCAGCAGATCGTTGAGTGCCACCATGCCGACGATCTTCCCGTCACCACGCGGGTCGAGGACAGGAAAGCGCGTGAAGCCCGACTCAGCCATTCGATTGACGACCGTGCGGAGAGGTTCGTCCGAGAAGGCCACCTGGGGATTCTTCGTCGCAATTTCGGAAAGCCTGACTCGGGCAGCCCGGTCCGGCATGCGTTGGTAGCGCTGGACCAACTGGTTCCGGGTCACCACACCTGCTAACTCATTGCCGGAACCGAGGACGGGGAAGAGATGCTGTCCCTTTGGATTTTCAGTGGAATGGATGAGCTGATACGCCTCTTCCAGCGTTCCATCACTTGGCAGAACAACAACATTCGTCCTCATGACCTCTCGCACAAAGAGGATTTCGAGCGGATCCAGTGCGTATTCACGACTCAAGTGGTAACCGCGACGCGAAATTTTCTCGGTGAGTATGGAGCGCTTGAGTGTGAGCACCGTGAATGAATGGGCGAGGAAGCATGCCACCAGAAGCGGCAGAAGCATGTTGAAGTCATGCGTCAACTCCAGGGCGAAGACAATGCCGGTAAAGGGAGAACGCATCGTCCCGCCAAGTATGGCGCCCATGCTGACAAGCGGCCAAAATCCGAGACCGAAGTGCGGAAGAAAGATACTCTCGACACCGCCCAGGGCAGCGCCCATCATCAATAACGGTGCGAGTACGCCGCCAGAGGTGCCGGAACCGAGAGAAATCATCCAGATGGCCGACTTCACCAGAAGGACTCCAGCAAAGAGCGTCAGTGGAGCGTTTCCCTCCAGCAGCGTCCTGATCGTGTCGTATCCAACGCCGAGTGCCTGCGGAAAAATGAGACCTCCGATACCTACGAACACGCCGCCAATAGCGGGCCACCACATCCAGTGAATAGGCACCTTCTGAAACAGATCTTCGGCAGCATAGACTCCGAGGGTCAGCAGGGCTGATAGCGCACCAGCGGCGAGGCCGGCGACGACGCAACCGGCGAGTCCGTAGAGTCCGATGAAGGCCGGGTGCGAAGGAACGGGAAAAAGCGGCCCGAGTCCCAACAGGTAGCGCCTAGCCACACAGGCGGTAGCACTCGCCAACGCAACAGGAATCGCACTGCGGGGCTTCCATTCGAATAAGAGCAGTTCTACGCCAATCAGTACCGAGGAGAGCGGCGCCGCAAATGTGGCCGCCATGCCAGCGCATGCGCCTGCCACCAGCAACGTGCGGCGTTCCACACTCGTGAGGTGAAAGAACTGGCCAATCATCGATCCGAAGGCCCCGCCCGTCATGATGATGGGACCTTCGGCGCCAAATGGCCCGCCTGTCCCGATGGAGATCGCTGCTGATAGCGGTTTAAGTATGGCCAACCGTGGGTGGACGCGGCTACCGTTCATCAAGATAGATTCGATGGCTTCCGGGATACCGTGTCCGCGGATACGCTCCGACCCATATCGCGCCATCAGTCCGACAATGAGCGAGCCGACGACGGGCACCGCAATCGCATAAACGCCGAGCCGGTTTCCTGTCGGTGAAACGAACGAGGTGTCGAACCGATGAAAGTAAGCGAGATTTGTAAAAAAGCCGATCAGCTTTAGCAGAAACCACGCGACAAACGTGCTGATGACGCCGATCGCGATCGCAAGCAGCGAAATGGGAATAACTCGTGCAGTAGTCGTGAAATCGCCGAGTTCTTCGAGGCTGGGCTTGCGCTGTTGCCCCGCGGAATGAGAGGTCATGCCGGTCTCCTGGAACCCCGGCCAGAATGGTGCACCACTGCCCAAAGAGATTTGGAAAGAGCAGGACCGGAAACTCGCAGTTCCTCGCGATGCAAGACTGAAAGTCGATGCAACAAGGTCTCGCCGTGCGCCGTAAGCTCCACCAACACTTCACGATGATCGTGGTCCCCAGGCCGACGTCTTATGGCGCCCTGGTCAACAAGACGATTTACAAGTTCTACAGTACTGTGATGGCGAATGCAGAGTTGCTGAGAAAGTGCGGTAACCGTGGGACGAGTGCCCTTGGGCAAGCCCTTGAGTGCCAGGAGAAGTTGATGCTGATGGGGTTCGATACCCTTGGAACGGGCCGCTTCCTCGCTAAAGCGCAGGAATTGCCGGATGCGATGCCGAAACTCAGCAAGCTGGCGAAAGCCTGCTTCTGAAAGGTCCGGCTCGAGTGCTTCCGCACGATGGTTATCCTCGCCGGGAACCATGGAGAAGACCTACTATCTAAAGCGTATCACTGCAACTTAGTTGTTTGCCGCCAACTTGTAATATTGTCTCCCCATCTGGGCCAGTCGGAAAATCACAGGAATAGTCTGTGCTACACGCAACTATCTAGGTCAAGCGTTGCGAAATCTCTAGGGTGCCGAATTCGACGACGTGAAGTACCGCCGCAATTGTGATCGCGCGGCAGCATGGTAATTCGGAATCACATGTTCATCATCAAGGCCATCGCTAGACGCCTACCGGTCGGCGAATATCTCTAACGCCGATGGTGAACCACCTGGAGATAATTAGACAATCGCCAACTGCACACTACTGATATGTGAGTGCGTTGGAAGCCGTTCTTTCTGAATCTTCAGTTGCGAGGGCACGGCCGCCTGCGCCAACCCAGGTGCACGTCCACCGTCTTGCAACCAGTCGCATCATGATGAGAACCAGAAGAGCCAAAGCGGTATAGACAGTAAAGCCGATCGCATAGGAGCCGGTCTGCTGTTTCGATTGCCCAAGCAAGTTAGGAAGAATGGAGCCACCGAGCGCGCCGATCTCTCCGATCATGCTTCCGGCTACAGCAGTGGTAGCAGGCCAGCGCAGTGGAACAAGCTGAAAGGTTGCGCCATTGCCCGCGCCTAGGGCGGCGAAACAAAGCATAAATAAGAGAGTTGTGATGACGAGTGTCGGTGATGTCATGAGCCCGCAGAGTCCTGCGATGGCAATGAGAAAGACGGCGGTGAGAGTTGCGATGCCGCCAAAACAATCGGCGAGCCAGCCGCCGAGAACACGGGTAACGCTGCCGGTAAGAGTGGCGAGCACCGTAAGGCTTCCTGCCTCGATCTTCGAGACGTGAAACTGCCTGAAGTAAAACGACGGCAGGAAAGTAGCAAGGCCTAGGAACCCTCCGAAGGTGATGATGTAGATGAAGTTGAAGGCCCAGCCATCTTTCTCCCAGAGACAGCTCAGATGTTCGGCGAGTTTCTGATGCTCCATGTCCGGCGGCTCCTGCGCGAGGAAGATCATCACGCATAGCGGCAGAAGCATGAAGAGGGCCGCGAATCCGTAGACATGTTGCCACCCAAAGTGCTGTGCGAGCCTTGGAGCAAGGAGCGCTGCAACGGCGGTCCCGCTGTTGCCTGCACCGGCGATGCCCATTGCGAGTCCTTTGTACTGCCTGGGGAACCAGCCCGCGCCGAGCGAGAGCGCCACACCGAAGCTCGCTCCGGCAATTCCGAGCAGGACGCCCATGGCAAGCACATCGTGATAGTTCTTCACGAAGAGAAAGCCATAGAGCAGTGCGATTATGATGGCGGACATTTCCACGATGGCCGCATTCTTTCTGCCGATATACTGGGCGAGCACGCCGAGTGGAAAGCGCATAAAGGCTCCGGCGAGCGTGGGGATGGAGACCATGAGGCCGGTCTGTCCCTGGGTGAGATGAAACTGCTCCGAGATGAACGGCCCCATTGCTCCGTTCAGAACCCAGACCGCAAAGCTGAAATCGAAATACAGAAATGCTGCAAATAGCGTTGGGATATGCCCCGATTGGCGAAATGCCTTATAGTTTGCCATCATTCGTCTCCAAGAAAGTATCTCGTGCTGCTGATATTCGAGGGCATAAACCTCGGGGTTCAGCTTTCCAGCGGCGGGGCCAGTGTATTCAGTTATTTATGAAACTCTGCCAAGCTCTTCGGCTGCTGATCTAATTCCGCGCGGAGCGTTCCACGCGTACGGCGCATTGCTTGAAATTTGGCTCACGCGAGATGGGATCATAGGCCCCAAGCGTGACCATGTTTGAGTTTGACTCGGCAAAGTGGAACGGCATAAAGACCTGGCCGGGGGCGACGATACCGGTGATTCGCAGCTCGACATTCTTAACGCTGCTGCGACGCGAGAAGACGGTCACGCGATCGTGCGGTCTTAATTGAAGCTGCGCCGCATCCGCGGGATTCATCTCCAGCCACGCGTTCGGCACCATATTATGCAGGAGGGCAACCTGCGCAGTCTTGGTGCGTGTATGCCAGTGCTCGACAGTGCGGCCTGTGTTCAAAATGAACGGGTACTCGTCATTGGGCTGCTCGATGAACGGCTCGCAGGGAACGGAATGAAGGCGCGCTTTGCCATCAGGGTGCTGGAAGATTCCGTCCTGATAGAGACGCGAGCCGCCCCACTGGACTCCGCCGCGTTCTTCGATCTCCTGCCATGAGAAATTGCTGTAGTCACAGAGCCGTCCGTGAGAGATACGCTGCCATTCCGTGTATGCGTCCTCGGGCATCGTCCAGCCCGGGTAGAGTTCGTCGCGCACGCCAAGCCGTCCTGCAAGATCCAGGAAGATATTGAAATCTGGACGCGCTTCACCGGGAGGTGCAACGATACGGTTGACTTTGCTGACGCGGCGTTCTGAGTTGGTGAAGGTGCCCTCCTTTTCCCCCCAGATGGCTGCAGGGAGAACGAGGTCAGCAAATTCGCTGGTTGGCGTGGGATGAAATCCATCCTGCACGACAAGAAAATCAAGGCTGCGCAAGGCCTGTTCGAGCACCGAATGATTGGGAAACGATACAACGGGATTCGTCGCGATGATCCAGAGCGCTTTGATTTTGCCGGAGACCGCGGCTTCGATGATGTCGGGGTACGCCAGGCCGCGCGCGGTCGGGATGCGATCAACGCTAATGTTCCATAGCTTTGCCAGATCTTCACGATCTTCAACTTTCTCGAATTTGCGATAGCCCGGCAGGCTGGAAGCGAAGCCGCTCTCTCGCGTGCCCATCGCATTGCATTGGCCGGTAATGGAAAAGGGCGAGGCTCCGACGCGGCCAATGTTTCCGGTAATGAGGGCGAGATTATTGATGGCCGCGACGGTGACCGCTCCTTGCGTGGAGTGATTCACTCCCATTGTCCAGCCAATGAAAGCGGCTCTGGCGCGTCCGTAAAGCAGCGCAGTGCGAATGAGGGTTTCTTCACTTAGGCCAGTGATTGCGGCAACGCGTTCAGGAGTGTATTCGGAGATGTATGCGGCGAACTCTTCGTAGCCTACGGTGTGTTGCGCGATGTAATTTTCGTCGATAAGTCTTTCGCGGATCAAGATGTGGGCGATGCCGTTCAGCAGGGCGATATCACTGCGCGGCTTGATGGGCAGATGCAGATCCGCCATCATCGCGGTCTTGGTCACGCGCGGGTCAACAACGATGAGGGTTCGCTTCTTGTTGCGATCGAGGCGCTGGCAAAGGATAGGATGATTGTCCGCAATGTTGGCGCCGATCAGCAAAATCACGTCGGCATGTTCGAGATCGGCATATGCGCCGGGAGGCCCATCGCTGCCGAAAGAAAGTTTGTAGCCACTTACGGCGCTTGCCATGCAGAGAGTTGTGTTTCCATCGTAGTTGCGTGTGCGGAAACCGAGCTGTACCAGCTTGCCCAGTGTGTAAAACTCTTCTGTCACAAGCTGTCCGGTGCTGATGACGCCCAGAGCATCGCTTCCATGTTTTTCCTGCAAAGCACCGATCTTCTCAATCATGGTGTCGAGCGCTTCGTCCCAGGAGACAGCTGTCAGCGCGCGATTCTTGCGCAGAAGCGGCGTCCTAGCTCTCCCTGGAGCGGTGAGGATGTAGTGTTCGCTTAATCCCTTGGGGCACAGCTTGCCGGCATTTACCGGATGCTCTGGGTTTCCGCGCACGGTGACGGCCTTGCGTCCTTTGACGCCGACGAGCATGCCGCAACCGACCGAGCAATAGCCGCAGGTGGTTTTTACCCACGTATCAGCGACGCGTGAAGCTGAGATGAGACCGACCTCCACGTCGTAGCCGTAGGAGTATTTGCCTCGGCGTATGTCGATGCCCAGGGCGCGGCGAATATGTGTGAGAGCTTTCACATCTCACCTCCTCGCACGAACGTCAATGCCATATTGAGCGGAACGACCGAGACAAAAAAGAGATAGCGCGCGAGCAATACGCCTCCGAAAGCTGCGCCACAAGCAAGGCCGTACTGGTTGTTGAAAGCGAAAACACTGGATACCGCGACGAGCGTGAGGGAGGTGATCAGAAGAGCGCGCAGTTTCGGCGTGCTAAGAAGCGAGGCTGTTGCACGCTTTTCAAAAAACTTTGTGCGATGAAGACGTAGCAGGCGAGTTCCCTGATTTGTCAGCCAAAAGGTGGCAGCGCATGCCGCAGGCCATGCAGAGAAGTCTGCAGCTGCGTGTGAAAGAGGAAATTGTTGCAGCAGAGAAAGTGTTGCCATCCAGGATGGGACTCTGCTCAGCAAAGGCGCACATGTGGAACCAACAACTGCTGCGCTCAATAGAAAATCGAGTGGCGTATGCGCCATATTCCACGAGGGCCGCGCGGGAACAAGATAGATGAAGGCGCTGGCGAGAACACCCGCGATACCAAGGATTGCAGCAACCCATGCGACTGCATCGAGCGCAGCCGGGGATACCGGAAGCACCTTAAACACTCGCAGCCATGAGACCGCTGTGATCGACGCGAGCGCTCCGAAGAAGAGGCCGAAGAGTAGCACTTCGCGGCTGAGCCACGAGCGCCGCCACATCTTAACCGCACGCCATGCGTAGGCAGGCCTTCCGAGGTGAAAGATAGAGATGTTGAGCGTGGAGGCTGTCGCGACGAGCAGCAGCGTGAGCACCAGAGCGCCGGCTGCGCGATTGGCGAGCGAAACGATAAGCGACCCTGCGACTGCCTGAATGAGCGTCGTCATGAAGACGAGCGATAGATGGGCGTGCTCAGGACGAATGCGGTCCATGTCGACGCGTTCGAGCACAGCCACCGAGCTTTCCGGAAGGGTGATGCGTGTCGTGGAGATTGTTTGCCTCGCTGCAGGCATGCCGGGTGATTCGGCCATGGAGTAATCAGCGCGCCACGCATCGACATTGACGATCTCGATCGAAATAGCGCCGTCTGGGCAGGCATTGACGCAAGCTGGCTCACGGCCATCGCTGAGCCTGCCATGACACATGTCGCACTTTCCTACGACACCGCGCTCCGGGTTGAATTGCGGCACGCTGTAGGGGCAGTTCCAGACGCAGTACTGGCAACCGATGCACGCGTCCGCGGAGTGCAGCACAATTCCCGTGAGTGGATCTTTTGTGTATGCGTTGACTGGGCAGCCCCGCAGGCAATCCGGATCGAGACAATGGTTGCAGCCCATTGAGAGGTAGTGGCGGCGGGTGTCAGGGTAGATGCCGCCTTCGATTTCCCCAATACGTCGCCAATGAAGGTCTGCTGGGTTGCCATTCTGCTCATTGCATGCGACCTCGCAGGAACGGCAGCCGATGCACTTCGTCATATCGAAGTGGAAGCGGTATTGTTCACCGCGCGCGAGCGGACGGTCCGGAATCAGCGCGGGGGCCGTCACTACCTCATCGAGTGGAGCGACGGTGACTCGCACGAGGCCATCGCCGACACCTATGCGCTCATGTAGCGGTAATGACACTCCAGGCTTCCTCTCAGTTCAGCAATTCAAATGTGTGATCAATAAACGTCACGGTGATAGCGATGTTCGTCCTTCAAGTTGCGGACGTATTCCTTAGCGCTTTCATGACTCATGCCACCCTGCTTCTCGATAATCGCGTGCAGCGTGGTGTCCACGTCTTTCGCCATGCGCGATGCGTCGCCGCAAACATAAATGCCTGCGCCATCCTGCAGCCATGCCCAGAACTGCGGGGCTTGTTCGAGCATTCTGTCCTGTACATAGACTTTGTGCTGCTGGTCTCGAGAGAATGCCGTGTCGAGACGTGTGAGGTGGCCGTCGGCAAGCATGCCTTCGAGCTCGTCGCGATAAAGATAATCGTTCGCCGAATTGCGCTCGCCAAAGAAGAGCCAGTTACGCCCTTTGGCCCCTATGACGCGACGCTCATGCAGAAATGCACGGAAGGGAGCGATGCCAGTACCAGGACCGATCATGATCACTGGTGTATCGGGGTTTTGGGGAAGGCGAAATTTCTTGTTTGGCTGAATATAGATCGGAACGCGTTCGCCCACGGGGACACGATCAGCAACCAATGTTGAACATACGCCGCCACGTTCGCGATTGAGCGAACGGTAGCGCACAACTGCGATGGTTGTATGAACTTCTCCCAGATGCGTCGAGGGGCTTGAAGAAATGGAGTAAAGCCTGGGCGTCAGCTTGGGCAGAATGGCGACAAGATCCGCCGCATCGTGAATGACGCCGGGGCACTCTTCAAGAAGATCGACGAGACCGCGCTCATAAACATACTTCTCCAGATGCTCTTGCTGCTCCGTGGCGAGCAGGCTCAGGAGGGTTTTGCACCGGCCGGTAGTGGCGTAGCGCTCGATCATCTTCCGGCTGAGTTTGGTAACGACGAGATGATGACGAAGTGCCACCTTGAGAGGAAGCGTCCCTGCTTTCGGAATCTCTACCGGCTCCTCGCCACTGAAATGAAGCGCGCGCAGAATGTCTTCGACCAACGCTGGATCATTATGCGGGATAATGCCGCAAGCATCTCCTGCATCGTACCTAATACCGGAGTCCGCAATTGACCATGTTAGGTGCAATGTCGACTTGCT
This genomic window contains:
- a CDS encoding DUF4097 family beta strand repeat-containing protein: MPSARSLLRYSISTIAVCAMSFAALPGHAQSADHDWEKTYSVAEKPTLTIETSDSSLNIRSCGDCKTIHIKVHSGLKLSEYRLEESQSGDHVNFTLKEKPHMGVHITWNNHEHTTVDVETPGTLNLDAKTSDGNLNARDLQGDLQLHTGDGNVDLNNLHGSLRLTSSDGNLTIQNATGTIEARSSDGHMKVDGNFSAVQLHTSDGELDFALAQGAQLTAASRIESSDGRVTIRVPHDLAADLDISTSDGRIDCSLPITMDHYDSRGDSGHHIRGKLNAGSVPLTIHTSDGNVTISPL
- a CDS encoding sugar phosphate isomerase/epimerase family protein, with the protein product MKQITRRTFLKTSATVAAAWSLNQRRLMADPLGLPVGLQLYSVRKLLPNNYAGTLKQLGAIGYREVEAAGFFGHSAEDVKAAMAGAGLRCVSAHYPMADLQKDADGTLKYAKALGLSYVICSTPSVSDPTKLASYSGGAGKYFRDGMTADDWRWNAEQFNQIGKKFKAEGIQFGYHNHTTEFRDVGGMNGLDVLLKDTDPAYVTLEMDCGWVSAAGKNPIAYLRQYPGRISMLHIKDLKPAVPGKLPGERVSTVLGKGTIDYKPIFAAAKKAGIKHYFVEQEEFDGDIMQELTADYQYLHTM
- a CDS encoding chloride channel protein, encoding MTSHSAGQQRKPSLEELGDFTTTARVIPISLLAIAIGVISTFVAWFLLKLIGFFTNLAYFHRFDTSFVSPTGNRLGVYAIAVPVVGSLIVGLMARYGSERIRGHGIPEAIESILMNGSRVHPRLAILKPLSAAISIGTGGPFGAEGPIIMTGGAFGSMIGQFFHLTSVERRTLLVAGACAGMAATFAAPLSSVLIGVELLLFEWKPRSAIPVALASATACVARRYLLGLGPLFPVPSHPAFIGLYGLAGCVVAGLAAGALSALLTLGVYAAEDLFQKVPIHWMWWPAIGGVFVGIGGLIFPQALGVGYDTIRTLLEGNAPLTLFAGVLLVKSAIWMISLGSGTSGGVLAPLLMMGAALGGVESIFLPHFGLGFWPLVSMGAILGGTMRSPFTGIVFALELTHDFNMLLPLLVACFLAHSFTVLTLKRSILTEKISRRGYHLSREYALDPLEILFVREVMRTNVVVLPSDGTLEEAYQLIHSTENPKGQHLFPVLGSGNELAGVVTRNQLVQRYQRMPDRAARVRLSEIATKNPQVAFSDEPLRTVVNRMAESGFTRFPVLDPRGDGKIVGMVALNDLLHARTRNLEDERARERVLRIRMPFGRQAKERKIPLTEGSDFRNGSTSDDPRE
- a CDS encoding MarR family winged helix-turn-helix transcriptional regulator, translated to MVPGEDNHRAEALEPDLSEAGFRQLAEFRHRIRQFLRFSEEAARSKGIEPHQHQLLLALKGLPKGTRPTVTALSQQLCIRHHSTVELVNRLVDQGAIRRRPGDHDHREVLVELTAHGETLLHRLSVLHREELRVSGPALSKSLWAVVHHSGRGSRRPA
- a CDS encoding MFS transporter, which translates into the protein MMANYKAFRQSGHIPTLFAAFLYFDFSFAVWVLNGAMGPFISEQFHLTQGQTGLMVSIPTLAGAFMRFPLGVLAQYIGRKNAAIVEMSAIIIALLYGFLFVKNYHDVLAMGVLLGIAGASFGVALSLGAGWFPRQYKGLAMGIAGAGNSGTAVAALLAPRLAQHFGWQHVYGFAALFMLLPLCVMIFLAQEPPDMEHQKLAEHLSCLWEKDGWAFNFIYIITFGGFLGLATFLPSFYFRQFHVSKIEAGSLTVLATLTGSVTRVLGGWLADCFGGIATLTAVFLIAIAGLCGLMTSPTLVITTLLFMLCFAALGAGNGATFQLVPLRWPATTAVAGSMIGEIGALGGSILPNLLGQSKQQTGSYAIGFTVYTALALLVLIMMRLVARRWTCTWVGAGGRALATEDSERTASNALTYQ
- a CDS encoding molybdopterin oxidoreductase family protein; the protein is MKALTHIRRALGIDIRRGKYSYGYDVEVGLISASRVADTWVKTTCGYCSVGCGMLVGVKGRKAVTVRGNPEHPVNAGKLCPKGLSEHYILTAPGRARTPLLRKNRALTAVSWDEALDTMIEKIGALQEKHGSDALGVISTGQLVTEEFYTLGKLVQLGFRTRNYDGNTTLCMASAVSGYKLSFGSDGPPGAYADLEHADVILLIGANIADNHPILCQRLDRNKKRTLIVVDPRVTKTAMMADLHLPIKPRSDIALLNGIAHILIRERLIDENYIAQHTVGYEEFAAYISEYTPERVAAITGLSEETLIRTALLYGRARAAFIGWTMGVNHSTQGAVTVAAINNLALITGNIGRVGASPFSITGQCNAMGTRESGFASSLPGYRKFEKVEDREDLAKLWNISVDRIPTARGLAYPDIIEAAVSGKIKALWIIATNPVVSFPNHSVLEQALRSLDFLVVQDGFHPTPTSEFADLVLPAAIWGEKEGTFTNSERRVSKVNRIVAPPGEARPDFNIFLDLAGRLGVRDELYPGWTMPEDAYTEWQRISHGRLCDYSNFSWQEIEERGGVQWGGSRLYQDGIFQHPDGKARLHSVPCEPFIEQPNDEYPFILNTGRTVEHWHTRTKTAQVALLHNMVPNAWLEMNPADAAQLQLRPHDRVTVFSRRSSVKNVELRITGIVAPGQVFMPFHFAESNSNMVTLGAYDPISREPNFKQCAVRVERSARN
- a CDS encoding DmsC/YnfH family molybdoenzyme membrane anchor subunit; translated protein: MSLPLHERIGVGDGLVRVTVAPLDEVVTAPALIPDRPLARGEQYRFHFDMTKCIGCRSCEVACNEQNGNPADLHWRRIGEIEGGIYPDTRRHYLSMGCNHCLDPDCLRGCPVNAYTKDPLTGIVLHSADACIGCQYCVWNCPYSVPQFNPERGVVGKCDMCHGRLSDGREPACVNACPDGAISIEIVNVDAWRADYSMAESPGMPAARQTISTTRITLPESSVAVLERVDMDRIRPEHAHLSLVFMTTLIQAVAGSLIVSLANRAAGALVLTLLLVATASTLNISIFHLGRPAYAWRAVKMWRRSWLSREVLLFGLFFGALASITAVSWLRVFKVLPVSPAALDAVAWVAAILGIAGVLASAFIYLVPARPSWNMAHTPLDFLLSAAVVGSTCAPLLSRVPSWMATLSLLQQFPLSHAAADFSAWPAACAATFWLTNQGTRLLRLHRTKFFEKRATASLLSTPKLRALLITSLTLVAVSSVFAFNNQYGLACGAAFGGVLLARYLFFVSVVPLNMALTFVRGGEM